From Cotesia glomerata isolate CgM1 linkage group LG3, MPM_Cglom_v2.3, whole genome shotgun sequence:
CTAATATGTCTGTCCACCAGTCTTTCCAGTGTTTTCAAAAGGAACGATGTGAGGCTAATGGGTCTGAAGGATTTAGCCAGGTCATAGCTGCTTTTGCCAGGTTTGGGTATAAAGACAACTCTGACCTCGCGCCAAGCCTTCGGCACATAGCTTAGGGCCAAGCAGGCCCTAAAAAGTCTGGTTAGGTGTTTGATAAGGATCTCTCTTCCCTCCTGCAGGAGAGCCGGGAAAATCTTGTCCACCCCTGGGCTTTTGAACCTTTCAAAGTTTCCGATTGCCCACCTTATCCTATCAGGTGTTACCACTCTGGCAGCTGTGCTCCAGTCACCTCGTTTTGTGACCGCTCTCTTTATCACGTCCTCTGAGGCTTCTCCCTGTTCCAGTTCTATAAGTTCCGAGCCAGGAAAGTGGACCTCACAGAGGTGCGCCAGTGTTTCTTCGTCGTTCTCCGTTACCCTGCCATCTTGGAGGGTGAGAACACAGAGTTTTGTTGTAGGTCCTGAGGTGAAAATTCTGCGTAGACGAGCCACCACTGGTAGATCTTCAATCTCTTCACAGAATTTCTTCCAGGCTTCTGATTTAGAGACCttgatacattttttgtaTCTCTTTTGGGTAGCTTTATAGTCTGCCCAGTCCTGGTCCGCTTTTGTCTTAAGCGCCTTGTTCAGCAGCCTCCTAGACAGGGTGCGAAGCTTATTCAGCTTTGTGTTCCACCATGTCACCCGTTTGCTGCTTTTTCTAACCTTCAGCGGGCAAGCAATATCATAGGATTGAACAATGGCCTGTTGAAGGTGTTTGGCCGCTTGTTCAATTTTTGGCACGTTCCTTAGTCCCCTCACGGGTTTCCCTAATCTATTTCCTAGCTCTTTTCTGTACTTGAGCCAGTCCGTAGATCTGGGATTCCTGTAAGTGTCCCTAGTTCCGTTGTCCTTGTTGCCTTTCACTGAGAAGTTTATTTGCCTGTGGTCAGAGAGCGTATCCTCTTTACTGACACCCCAGTCTGTGACCATTTGTGCTATCTTACGAGAGCCCAGTGTTAAATCAATCACTTCTTGTCTTCGAGAAGTGACAAAAGTAGGTTTGGATCCTACGTTCAGGATTTCCAACCCTGTGGTTGAGAGATATTCCAGCAATGCTGAGcctctctaaaaaaaaaactgatttgattaaaaaatcaattttaaaatcaaagattttttttactgttcttagtgtttttttttcaggttttTACGTCACATgctttgtttaaaaaaatattaaagaacaTACTAAGTTACAATACTTGAGAAgcggaaaaatttaattgattgtcatttgttcagcaaaaatagtatattacacacctagggaagtaaagtaagaaatgtctcagatcacatgtaattgtcggccgaggcgaagccgaggttgacaaacatgtgatctgaggctttcttatttacttcccgtggagtgtatactatttttttgttcgacgaaggcagaaagtgacactttcgtttagcgcagcgggccgaaagttgacgctttctgcccgtcgagcaaaaaataattttttttgctcgacgggcagaaagcgtcaactttcagcccgctgcgctaaacgaagttgccgctttctgccttcgtcgagcaaaaaaatagtatacactccacgggaagtaaataagaaagcctcagatcacatgtttgtcaacctcggcttcgcctcggccgacaattacatgtgatctgagacatttcttactttacttccctaggtgtgtaatatactatttcatatagatatacattttttatatgaaagataaatatactGTTGAAAACTACTATATCGACTGATAATTTAATAGatgtgtttttaaaaataaaaataaaattaaaaaacaataacttaataaacttgaaaaataaaaaaaaaataataaagcattgaaatcaaatatatttttgaaatataatttataattactttaaacTCAATAGATTATTTACAACATCATAGAGTAAAAGACCCTGTTATTGATACTGAGTTAGTTGTTTGACAGTTTCAATTCaagtttaattttgaaaaaattatcttcattaaattaataaatctttttggaattataaattgaaaaataattatttttgaagatattttttttttttgaattaactAACATTAAGTGTCAATAACCATTGAtctttactaaaaattattgaaaaattattttcaattttattaaaaaatcaattatcataatttttctttaattgaattctaattaatttttttaattaatgttgtttaattttaaatttaaataaaaaaaattttaaacaatcgttaaaatacaataaaaattattaatagaacATACTTCCGCTGTTTCTTctccaataaattattacgGGCAATCTGTTCTTCAAGAAGCAGCCGTAAGTCATGAATCTCGCCATTAAGTTTTTGGACTCTTCGTTTCCACTGACTGACTACCTGCGGTTGCTTCTCGACTTCCTCGTAAGCATCAGCAAGCTagaattaaacaaatttaatcaaataactattatttaattaaaaataaaaaaaaaaatcctaccTTTTTCTCCAACTGTTTTTTGAGATTGACAAGCTGCTCCAAATCATCCTCATGCTGTTGAGCCATTTTtcttttagtaaatttcaaCTCACGGATAGCGTGTTCGTATCTCTGTTTATAAATACCGCAATCCTCTTGATTATTGTCCTCTCCACCGAGagtaatttgatttaaatcaGTAGCCCTCGCATAGAGGAGCTCCATTTCCAATCTATCAGTAGTTTGCTGGAGCGTTTTATTTGTCTCAGTAACATCTTCGAGTTGACGTTCCAAGCGAAGTCGCTCTGAGGTTTCGGCGTCTATCCGCTCAGCTGCCAATGTCGAGGTCGAGTGCTCATCCGCGTAATCAGCAGTCAATACACTcagctgaaaaataaaataaaataattaatataaaaaaaaaattatcatcaagCAATGGTTACCTCATCATCACACTTAGACAAAGTTCTGTCTTCTGATAATCTAGATCGGAGATTATTGTAATTAGAAACGCTCCTAGGCAGTGGAAATTCGTTGATAGACATTACTTCTAAAGATCAAATACTTTCGGACataattaatgtttaaaataattttaaaattctaacttgacaattaaattaattttttttatcactacgCTTACGTATCTACACTTTTTAAACACTTATTAGACATGTTATAATATCTTGCATAACAAATAAGTTTAGGAGAATCGAGTAGGTGCAGCTGACTGCATCAACTGTAGACACCACGGACGACAACGACAGGCGATGGGTAATAGTGATCACTTTCAAGTCAAAAAGTGAAAGAGTGAAAGAGACTATATTAAAAAGAGAAAACTCAAGAGAAACTATCGGTTTTTGGATCTCAGCCAAATTTACTATATGGTGGGCTGAGAAATtggttaaataattacaaataaaaaaacaaaatataaaataaaagtcaaATAATTAAGATCTCTCCTAATTACTAAcactaacttttttttaatttatacttttgaaatttttaaataaaacttacttTAGCTTCCAATTTGACATTGTCGTGCTTCAGATGATTTCTTTTTTGTTCCAGTTTTTCAACTTTAGCTCTCAACTACTCTAGCTTTTCctgtaaagataaaaaatagtttattaatttttttataaaaataattattgaaaattttatcactTTATCTAACCGTTCGTGCTTTCAACTGATCTTCGGTGCGATGAACATTTAATAAAGGCTGTgtttattctttattatttattcttcatCGAAGTAGATTATAAGTTTTGGAGATTTATAAGATTTAGAGATTTATAAGATTTAGAGATTTATAAGATTTAGAGTTTAAAGATCAGTAATCGCTGATCGAAAGgtgtaaaatatattataggtgatacgaagttcaccgggtcagctagtttaaaataaatttttttactaaaaaaaaaatagatattaaACTTTCAAAATACCTTTAATGTATTAAGTTTTTTACGCGCCAAGTACCCTCTACATCTTGCTTGCAAAAGCACAATAGGGCCCGTCAACTTTTCATCTCGTTGAGACTCAATTCGCTCTAAAGCACCGGCTCTGAAGAATATCTAaacaaagtaattatttttttagtttaagaaattttagagtttttatatgtatgaaagtatcaataataaatattttacctgACTCTGACCAACGCGGTAAGATGCAGCGTCAACGTCCATAGTCAATAGCATGTCTGTCACAACTCTACGTTCGTCTTCGACAGGACTTGATGAGCGTACATTAGCCGCataatcattaaaaagtaATCCAAAGCGGCGCCTGAATTTACCGAATGGTAAATACGTTAGAAATCCGACTTTGTGAAGACGCATTGCATCAATTATTTGTCTACCACGAATCTACAGTAATTATaagtgtttaaataaattctttcacgtttataattaaaataactctaacatgtaattttttataattattattacttgtgAACACAGCAGTGGAACGTTAATAACACCGTCATCATTTTTCGGTAATTTCATGGTGACAAACGATTTATCAGTGCAGCCTAAATTATGTTGTGGTAACAAATAGTGATAGACATTAATGACGTCCAACTTGCACCGCAACTAGTGTTTAAGTTGGAGcccgaattttttaaaagattgcTATGATCCAGCTGAGCAGAAAGAAGGCACTGTAACCAACTGTTACTCCACTAGACGATTTTTCCTTTTCTTTGCAACGCCCTggttttttcaatgatttgtatacctatatgaataaataaatggatATACAACTACtgcattataattataaatataaaaatgaaagtaCCTTATCAAGTCTCAGCAATTTTTTAGCAGACATCCTCGCTCTGTCACGTTTTTTTACAACCATACGAGAAAAGTTCTTGAACATTTTGGAGTTTAAAACTGCGATGGTTAACTTATCATtgattacaaaaacaaaaagcTTAAGCTTAACCAATTATTCCACATACTATGATGTTGGTGATCTTTGTTTCAACTCTTTCACCAACTCTTGGAGCAGCAGCAATGGCTATTGCTGTTTTAGCTCGCTGATTGTCACACTTTTAAAGACAGTTATCTAATCCTTAACGCTTTTTATGAATCCTTTTTTGGATGTTATTATCACAACCAAGAAAGATTATATTTTGACAAGTTTTCcataataattgttatcatTTACAGTAAACTTTCTATAAAGTTTCGGTCTCGGGGGTAGGAAACTATTCAAAGTAGATCGTAAAGAGGCGTggcttattttttatgaaccAATGAATCCAAAGAGTGGTTACTCACCAATACACTGAAATAGTGCCcgggaaatttaaatattcgttttatattgataacttttaaaatttgtcagaattaaatacaattgacacatattttatattaattgtttaaagtTACTATCTAAAACTTTACAATCATTAATAACATcttgattgttaaaatcacaATTGATTTGATGCCAGTGTTGTAATATGTTAACTGCTTCTAATGCTTTTtgatcaaacaattttttatcataataattatcgATATTATCACAagtaacattattattattattatttagtatcTTGTCACGagctttatatattttgtaaattgcaGTTCTTGTTACTCCGTATTGATCAGCTATGTCAGTTTTTGAGTGATTTTCATCGAGCAGCTTAATAATATCGAGTTTTTGTTGAAGTGTTAAGCGACAGGAAGgcttattttccaaaattagCTGTTTTTGAGCAACTTGATGAGTTAAGTTATCTGACATTATGCACTGAGACTTAAGGATGATGAGTAAtattagaataattattaattaactaaataagcatctatttttataatgtttATACTACATGTTTACTGatacttatatttatacagcaagggttatgtttatatttttatggtGATAAGGCTAAGACGGTTTAGAAAATAACTATCTTATCGACCTCACACTTATGCTCTCACACATATAAATATGCTCCGCCTAATGTCGTGCGAACGAAGGGGAAATATTAAACAGAAGGGGAAAACATTGAGGAGAACGGAACTCTTCACAGCGGAACTTTATAGAGATTTTActgtaacaaaattaattggcGCATGCGcgcttataattaaaaatctgtgaattatttctaaaaaaaattaaataaaaagataaaaacaatcgaacaaataatttaattaatcaaacaaatgataaaaaaaaaaaagctttcgattaaaaaaaaaaaaaattagatttggAATATGTTGCGCCAACTTATaagagtaaatttaattaattttttaaaaataaacattaatcgaacaaataataatttttgacgaACAAATAAGAACAAACGACGAACAAACGATttgcttataaaaaaatagtaaaaataatttttcagccgCCAGGTTCAAGGAACTttagttatttcaattctgtttatgaaaaataatatatatggctgccgaaatcgcagaaaaagtcaccgaactgacaatcgaaaaaaattaactgtatcgaaacggaattattttgacacgcaattttcacaagggttttgataaacttcctcaggaataaaacaaaaaaaaaattaaatcgtgaaagtgatttttgacaaagttgtGGTGTTATCAAGCCCATTGCTTCCGTGAATACCACgctcttattcatttaattcatcagaaaaactagttttttctgagaaatattatttaatcgataagaaaatttttttaacatgttctgtagttactattatttatttgaatatgctttttatccataattttttcgtttaaattatgaaaatcacgttttaatcgaaatcaagatttttaggcgagagtagagcatacctgcgggcatgcaaaaaaaaaacgacaattaaaaaaaattatacaaagtGCTGCTATCTACGGTGATAGCAAATATAAAACACTTGTAGATAAAACAGATTTAAATAACTAGTGTAGATTATCATAAAATACATGATAAATCGAACGATACCCATTATACTCATAATAcaataagagaaaaattttgttagaacATCTTGACTTTtgtgattttcataattatttggttgattgaaaaaaaaaaaaaaaaattcttaaaatgatGATGGAATAACCAAATCAACATAGCTGCTCAGAAAAAAAGGAAAAGAAATAatgacaatttaataaaaaatagtagaGTTTTAtgacataataaattaaaatacataaataagtAACTTCTATCTTAGAATTTTCTTATCtcatttgttttataaaatcatcATGTTAATACAAGAGAACTCAGAGGTAAGCTTCTACTTGTGTCTGTTTCGATATGTATCAAATCAGCTATACATATAGTAAATACAGTAGAAGGCCCCGAGTGTACtagtttttaaacaaaaataaaggGTAACATTATTTagctttttaataatgaaattttaataattacagatCAAGTTGAGTCTACAGATAAGGCACTATTGACTATTATTCTAACTGGTATTTAAATTCATCTATGTGATATTTAAACACTTGGTGATTCAAGATGACAGAAGAATTGATGACACGTTTTGCAAATGATGATTTTAATCCAGATAAGTGTAAGTGtgaaataaaaagataaaaaaatgttgttttgtGTCAATAatgaaggattttttttcagttgtcAAAGATCTCAGTACTCAATGTATTGGAGCGACAGAACTTCATAAACaacgaataaaaattcaagaacTCAATAATAAAACTTCAATTCAACTGAAACGTAatgtttatcaaaattatatgCAATTTATTGAAACAGCTAAAGAGATTTCTCATTTGGAAAGTGAAATGTACCAGTTATCTCAGCTATTGAGTGAACAACGATCACTTCTTAGCGCATTAAATTCCAACAGATCTACTGGTGCTATATTTGatgatattttgaaaaatcaccAGGATTTTAATGTTGTTTCAAAAGAACAAGAACAAAAACAAAAGTTGATTCAATTACTCGAACACGTTGAAGGAGGAATGGTTAATgtctaaagattttttatctatttttgatttaataatatgtatacatattaaaactttttttagagCTTAGTTGATACACCAGGAAGAATTTGTTTCCATGAAGGATCTTTGTTGGAGTTAGACCCGTTAGAAGGAACTCCATTGAAACGTGTACATGGTTATCTATTCAATGACATTCTTATGATTGCTTCTTGGCTGAGTACTAGTGGGCGAAGACAACCATCAAAATATAAAGTTCAagcaatttataatttacagtgCTTAGCTGTAGTCAACGTAAAAGATTTAGGTTCAGTTAAAATTGCTTTTAAGCTACTGGCTTTTCCAGATACTCGAGTCTTCCAATGTGCTTCTGCAATTAGCAaggtaatatttttattgatgttTAGTTACAGCAAAAATTGCTTTGaatgtatttataattcgCGTACTTTTTTGTCTtggaaaaattatcaattttcgaaaagttgttttgaaaaatttttcttgaatattttttatttaattgaaagtatataatataatgaaaGTGTTCGAAAATCATTATATCACGTTACTAAAGTCAAAAGGGCGTATTGCACGTCTCATaacgcgaagcgcgtgaggttgtgctttatactcgactcgtcaagttcaagcaattttgtgatctttaaatacctctatcacaaccacattacacttatacaatgatataagtagatgtacaccaaaaaaacacttgaattaaaccatcttttactttctaaaatcatttcatgttgctattttgaaaaaaaaaaaacgttttgaaaaaaattttacgtggacgtccggatgtcaccccattttggatgtaccaacgattactcccgaacaaattgatatttcaagaccggaccttttttattagtttaagaattcgatgaactgggtccgtatttaaTATCAGTGCcttagtttacgtattttttttttaattgaatttttattaaaattcactacgatacaaccgtacaaagccaaatgaatttttcttatttgtcacgagaaaactatggcgccacttgatcaagctagatttttttagactgcgtgcgcatatgacaagaaaaaagggcgctgatatttaaaacaaagaaataaaaaatactttgtaaGAAAtgacttaattataattttttttctttaatcaattacacaattaatttatttcttaaaaaatgaatgagcgttatgaggcgcgcacttttggattttccaaacttttatcTTACaatatacgcccttttggtttTGCAGAACCAGAAgggcatataaaaaaatttttttttctccaatcAACTAGGGAATATATAAACGTAAAAATCTTGTTGAAAAAcggaaaaaaatcttttttttgacatacgcccttttgactttaaaaaaaatttttaaacccaAAAGggcatatatgaaaaaatagtcAAAGTAGCGTCTAAAAACCTCCCAACGTCGagatctaatgaaaaaatgattttttaaaattgaactaaaaatactatgacattaaaaatttaaaaacaataaaaattttatttttattttttttcagtgaattttcacaaaatacaaaaaattgaaaatttaaagaaattgggatgtatttttatttttagtctcacttccaaaaataaatttttcgttaGATCTCGATGTTTTAAGGTCCTTAGAAGCTACTTTgactattttttcatatatgcccttttgactttaaaaattttttttcttaaagtcAAAAGGGCGTaggtcgaaaaaaaaattattgcgtttttcaacaagaattttacttttatacatTTCTTAGTTgattggagaaaaaaaaatttttttatacgcccctCTGGTTCTACAAAGCCAAAAAGACGTATATTTTGAGATACGCCCTTTTGACTTTATATTAGTAACGCGATATTTAATgtatacatacatttatacaGACAAGGTATTCGACGACCATTTATTGTGATTAAATTCATCTATGctgattttacttttaaatttttatctaaatttcGCTAAGAatacattttatttcacaTTATTTCGCAATTAAAAGTGATTGAATTACGAATTACAAACTCTTAAGTAATTTTGATATCGTAGAAATATCAAACCATCAAGGGTCAttgagtgattttttttttccatattcGACAAGTAATACAGTATTATCCTTGGTGAACGCATATCGTTAGCAgaatcttaaaatatttttgtaccAAATGAATTTGTTTAGTAGAACTTTTTGAGAAAAgctagatttttattaatgtagaTTTAAGAAATtctgaattataaatatcgaTTAACTAAATCAAAATTATCTGTAGATTTGTTTAGGAATCTAACTATAGAATTTGTTTTCATTAATTGActttctcaaaattttgtcTTTTTACATCGTCAATTGTCGAAATAGGTTATAAAAAGTTGATGAATAAACATTTGTATAATTAAAGCAAATCTTTTCATTTAGATTTCATTCggaataatgaattaaattatcataattattgaaGGACGTTTGAATAAAAGTTatgtcaaacaaattttttaaattgaataattaaagctTAGTATACGtctgaataaatattttatcgttataatggtatttttattttatttttcatattatcGACCAATCGGTAAggtctaaaataaaattcactttgatactaattaaaaatatgttttcgaaaattttaatctttgaCATTTGGTGGAAACTCAGTTTTTGAAAGTTCGATtgaaaataactttttgaatatttgaaaAGATACATTATTATCAACAGGAAGTTGAAAAATGACATTAACTTAAACTtggatttgaaattttactttacttaCCAGCTACACACGGAGACAATGCAAAATTACCAAGCTCGAAAAGGTTAATTATCGTTGTTAATTGCATCAAGTTCCCTCGGAAACAGAAAAAATCTAACAGataatcattttatatttaataactaataatgtTTCATTTTAACAGAAAGAGTGGTTGGAAAAATGTGAACAAGCTAAAAAAATTCGT
This genomic window contains:
- the LOC123262048 gene encoding unconventional myosin-XVIIIa-like isoform X2, with amino-acid sequence MSINEFPLPRSVSNYNNLRSRLSEDRTLSKCDDELSVLTADYADEHSTSTLAAERIDAETSERLRLERQLEDVTETNKTLQQTTDRLEMELLYARATDLNQITLGGEDNNQEDCGIYKQRYEHAIRELKFTKRKMAQQHEDDLEQLVNLKKQLEKKLADAYEEVEKQPQVVSQWKRRVQKLNGEIHDLRLLLEEQIARNNLLEKKQRKEAQHCWNISQPQGWKS
- the LOC123262048 gene encoding unconventional myosin-XVIIIa-like isoform X3; this translates as MSNWKLKLSEDRTLSKCDDELSVLTADYADEHSTSTLAAERIDAETSERLRLERQLEDVTETNKTLQQTTDRLEMELLYARATDLNQITLGGEDNNQEDCGIYKQRYEHAIRELKFTKRKMAQQHEDDLEQLVNLKKQLEKKLADAYEEVEKQPQVVSQWKRRVQKLNGEIHDLRLLLEEQIARNNLLEKKQRNFFFREAQHCWNISQPQGWKS
- the LOC123262048 gene encoding unconventional myosin-XVIIIa-like isoform X1, which encodes MSINEFPLPRSVSNYNNLRSRLSEDRTLSKCDDELSVLTADYADEHSTSTLAAERIDAETSERLRLERQLEDVTETNKTLQQTTDRLEMELLYARATDLNQITLGGEDNNQEDCGIYKQRYEHAIRELKFTKRKMAQQHEDDLEQLVNLKKQLEKKLADAYEEVEKQPQVVSQWKRRVQKLNGEIHDLRLLLEEQIARNNLLEKKQRNFFFREAQHCWNISQPQGWKS
- the LOC123262048 gene encoding unconventional myosin-XVIIIa-like isoform X4, translated to MSINEFPLPRSVSNYNNLRSRLSEDRTLSKCDDELSVLTADYADEHSTSTLAAERIDAETSERLRLERQLEDVTETNKTLQQTTDRLEMELLYARATDLNQITLGGEDNNQEDCGIYKQRYEHAIRELKFTKRKMAQQHEDDLEQLVNLKKQLEKKLADAYEEVEKQPQVVSQWKRRVQKLNGEIHDLRLLLEEQIARNNLLEKKQRKF